The Microbacter sp. GSS18 genome has a segment encoding these proteins:
- a CDS encoding DUF559 domain-containing protein translates to MGQTPADDLLRIRSRAEMEAELGRRGLARAVAAGDVLRVRRGAYLASDVPAAFVRAARIGGRLTCLTLLRHNGVFVQSPGGLHVHVAHSMSRMRDPDDRRKPFRRRGAGGPVLHWRRLMRPSHADALSVDPVDALAHAVLCQSPREAVASIDSALFTGFIASGDLEELFAGLPRRYGALRRLIDGRAESGPETLMRLMLRSLGCAVHLQVGIVGVGTVDLVADGWLVIECDSKEFHSDWRQQARDRARDAELVAQGFVPLRFTAAQIMHRPDEVLGVLRAALAAHGR, encoded by the coding sequence ATGGGACAGACCCCGGCAGACGATCTCCTCCGGATCAGATCGCGGGCTGAGATGGAGGCAGAGCTCGGCAGACGCGGCCTCGCGCGGGCCGTAGCCGCCGGCGACGTGCTGCGGGTGCGGCGGGGTGCATACCTCGCCTCCGACGTTCCCGCCGCGTTCGTGCGGGCCGCCCGCATCGGCGGCCGCCTCACGTGCCTGACCCTGCTGCGTCACAACGGGGTCTTCGTGCAGTCCCCGGGCGGACTTCACGTCCACGTCGCGCACTCCATGAGCCGGATGCGGGACCCCGATGACCGCCGCAAGCCATTCCGGCGCCGGGGGGCAGGAGGGCCGGTCCTTCACTGGCGACGACTGATGCGCCCGTCTCATGCGGACGCGCTGTCGGTCGATCCGGTCGACGCCCTCGCGCACGCGGTGCTCTGCCAGAGTCCCCGCGAGGCCGTCGCGTCCATCGACAGCGCGCTGTTCACCGGCTTCATCGCGTCCGGCGACCTCGAGGAACTGTTCGCCGGCCTCCCGCGCAGGTACGGTGCACTGCGCCGACTCATCGACGGCCGAGCGGAGTCCGGCCCCGAGACGCTCATGCGCCTGATGCTCCGCTCCCTCGGCTGCGCCGTCCACCTGCAGGTCGGGATCGTGGGTGTGGGGACCGTGGACCTCGTCGCCGATGGCTGGTTGGTGATCGAGTGCGACAGCAAGGAGTTCCACTCGGACTGGCGCCAGCAGGCGCGCGATCGTGCCCGGGACGCCGAGCTCGTGGCTCAGGGCTTCGTTCCGCTCCGGTTCACCGCCGCGCAGATCATGCACCGACCGGACGAGGTTCTCGGAGTGCTGCGCGCAGCGCTCGCCGCCCACGGCCGGTGA
- the trpS gene encoding tryptophan--tRNA ligase — MQKPRLYSGMQPSADSLQIGNYIGALMQWRDLQDSYDAFFSVVDLHALTQPNDPAELREKTRRTAAQYIAAGIEPSRSTLYVQSHVPAHAELAWILSTITGFGEAGRMTQFKDKSQRYGADATSVGLFTYPVLMAADILLYQTDIVPVGDDQKQHVELTRDLAERFNARYGDTFRVPMPVIQQDTARIYDLQNPTAKMSKSAESDAGVLWLLDEPSKSAKKIMRAVTDSEGSVRYDRENKPGVSNLLVIYAALTGRQIPAIEDEYAGRGYGDFKKGLAEVVVEEFGPVRERALALLDDPAELDRVLAANAAKASEVANRTLADVYEKIGLLRRL, encoded by the coding sequence ATGCAGAAACCCCGCCTGTACTCCGGCATGCAGCCCTCGGCCGACTCGCTCCAGATCGGCAACTACATCGGGGCGCTCATGCAGTGGCGCGACCTGCAGGACTCCTATGACGCGTTCTTCTCGGTCGTCGACCTCCACGCCCTGACACAGCCGAACGACCCCGCCGAGCTGCGGGAGAAGACGCGCCGGACGGCCGCCCAGTACATCGCGGCGGGCATCGAGCCGTCCCGCTCGACGCTGTACGTGCAGTCGCACGTGCCCGCGCACGCCGAGCTGGCCTGGATCCTCTCGACCATCACGGGCTTCGGTGAGGCCGGTCGCATGACGCAGTTCAAGGACAAGTCGCAGCGCTACGGCGCCGACGCGACCAGCGTGGGCCTGTTCACCTACCCCGTGCTCATGGCCGCCGACATCCTGCTGTACCAGACCGACATCGTGCCGGTCGGCGACGACCAGAAGCAGCATGTCGAGCTCACGCGCGATCTCGCCGAGCGGTTCAACGCGCGCTACGGCGACACCTTCCGCGTGCCCATGCCGGTGATCCAGCAGGACACCGCGCGCATCTACGACCTGCAGAACCCGACGGCCAAGATGTCGAAGTCCGCCGAGTCGGACGCGGGCGTGCTGTGGCTGCTGGACGAGCCGTCGAAGTCGGCGAAGAAGATCATGCGCGCCGTCACCGACTCCGAGGGGTCGGTGCGCTACGACCGCGAGAACAAGCCCGGTGTGTCGAACCTGCTCGTGATCTACGCGGCTCTCACCGGCCGGCAGATCCCCGCTATCGAGGACGAGTACGCCGGCCGCGGCTATGGCGACTTCAAGAAGGGGCTCGCCGAGGTCGTCGTCGAGGAGTTCGGACCGGTCCGCGAGCGGGCCCTGGCGCTGCTGGACGACCCCGCGGAGCTCGACCGCGTGCTGGCGGCCAACGCGGCCAAGGCCTCCGAGGTCGCGAACCGCACGCTCGCCGACGTGTACGAGAAGATCGGCCTGCTCCGCCGCCTCTGA
- a CDS encoding DNA-formamidopyrimidine glycosylase family protein — MPEMPEVQGLVEFLRERATGLVVTRATVANIAALKTYEPPLTALQGARIAGVERHGKFVDLRADADGDELHLVFHLAKAGWLRWYDKLPQTLIKPGRTPIALRVGFDDGSGFDLTEAGTKKSLAVYAARSVADVPGIARLGPDPLDPAFSRDAFAALLAGRRTQIKGVLRDQSIIAGVGNAYSDEILHAAKMSPYALAASLDDAEIDRLFHAMIETLTDAVATASGKPPADLKDAKRRGMQVHGRRGEACPVCGDEVRSVFFADNSLEYCATCQTGGKILADRRLSRLLK, encoded by the coding sequence ATGCCCGAGATGCCGGAGGTGCAGGGACTCGTCGAGTTCCTGCGCGAGCGCGCCACCGGGCTCGTCGTCACCCGCGCGACCGTGGCGAACATCGCGGCGCTGAAGACATATGAACCACCGCTGACCGCCCTGCAGGGCGCGCGGATCGCGGGCGTGGAGCGCCATGGCAAGTTCGTCGACCTGCGAGCGGATGCCGACGGCGACGAGCTCCACCTCGTGTTCCATCTCGCCAAGGCGGGCTGGCTGCGCTGGTACGACAAGCTCCCCCAGACCCTCATCAAGCCGGGCCGCACGCCGATCGCGCTGCGGGTCGGCTTCGACGACGGCTCCGGCTTCGACCTCACCGAGGCCGGCACCAAGAAGTCGCTCGCTGTCTACGCGGCCCGCTCCGTTGCCGACGTCCCCGGCATCGCCCGCCTCGGGCCCGATCCGCTCGATCCGGCCTTCTCGCGCGACGCCTTCGCGGCGCTGCTCGCCGGCCGCCGCACCCAGATCAAGGGCGTGCTGCGCGACCAGTCGATCATCGCCGGCGTCGGCAACGCCTACTCCGACGAGATCCTGCACGCCGCGAAGATGTCGCCGTACGCCCTCGCGGCGAGCCTCGACGACGCCGAGATCGACCGGCTCTTCCACGCGATGATCGAGACGCTGACGGATGCCGTCGCCACCGCCTCGGGCAAGCCGCCCGCCGACCTCAAGGACGCCAAGCGGCGCGGGATGCAGGTGCACGGCCGACGCGGCGAGGCCTGCCCGGTGTGCGGCGACGAGGTTCGCAGCGTCTTCTTCGCCGACAACTCCCTCGAGTACTGCGCCACGTGCCAGACGGGCGGCAAGATCCTCGCCGACCGGCGCCTGTCGCGGCTGCTCAAATGA
- a CDS encoding kinase/pyrophosphorylase, protein MIDPNVPIATGAIPTVAGTRAAYFVSDSTGITAETLGSALLVNFPAIHFEHRTIPFIDTEAGARNVVAEIDRAADAGLAPVVFTTVKQAQLRAILSEARAVMIDLLAGHLTELEEALGADASEQMGQYHGVGDMQRYQARMRAVEYAIEHDDGQSMRALDIADIIIVAPSRCGKTPTTMYLALQYGLLVANYPLTDDDFPTDSLPKMVAPYAERCFGLTTTPLRLSQVRHERRPSSRYSSLEQCTLELRRAEDLYRRNRVPFLNSSTKSVEEMSAVIMQTMKLRA, encoded by the coding sequence GTGATCGATCCCAACGTCCCCATCGCGACAGGGGCCATCCCCACGGTGGCGGGAACCCGCGCCGCGTACTTCGTCTCCGACAGCACCGGGATCACCGCCGAGACGCTCGGCAGCGCTCTGCTGGTGAACTTCCCGGCGATCCACTTCGAGCACCGGACGATCCCGTTCATCGACACCGAGGCCGGCGCCCGCAACGTCGTCGCCGAGATCGACCGCGCGGCCGACGCCGGTCTCGCGCCGGTGGTCTTCACGACGGTCAAGCAGGCGCAGCTGCGCGCGATCCTCTCCGAGGCGCGCGCGGTCATGATCGATCTGCTGGCCGGCCACCTCACCGAGCTCGAAGAGGCGCTCGGAGCGGATGCCTCGGAGCAGATGGGGCAGTACCACGGCGTCGGCGACATGCAGCGCTACCAGGCGCGCATGCGCGCCGTCGAATACGCCATCGAGCACGACGACGGTCAGAGCATGCGCGCGCTCGACATCGCGGACATCATCATCGTGGCGCCCTCCCGCTGCGGCAAGACCCCGACCACGATGTACCTGGCGCTGCAGTACGGGCTGCTGGTGGCGAACTACCCGCTCACCGACGACGACTTCCCGACGGATTCGCTGCCGAAGATGGTGGCGCCGTACGCCGAGCGCTGCTTCGGCCTCACGACCACGCCGCTGCGGTTGAGCCAGGTGCGCCACGAACGCCGTCCCAGCTCGCGATACTCCAGCCTCGAGCAGTGCACGCTCGAACTGCGGCGTGCCGAAGACCTGTATCGGCGCAACCGCGTGCCGTTCCTGAACTCGTCGACGAAGAGCGTCGAGGAGATGTCCGCGGTCATCATGCAGACCATGAAGCTGCGTGCGTGA
- a CDS encoding exodeoxyribonuclease III: MPSRLRIASINVNGIRAAVRKGMIEWLDDADLDIMALQEVRATQEQLAEALPGWHIVSHEATAKGRAGVAIASRMPAGDVRTTLRGDDAGLEPLDTAGRWIEADFTVGGERLTVVSAYVHTGEADTPKQDPKWAFLDAMEARLPRLEQHAPLALVMGDLNVGHRELDIRNWRGNRKKSGFLPRERAYFDRFFGDAGADIACVDGTTGTGLGWVDVGRRIAGDVDGPYTWWSMRGRAFDNDTGWRIDYHVAAPALAERVTDYRVHRADAWDTRWSDHAPVVADYAVG; the protein is encoded by the coding sequence GTGCCTTCACGACTTCGCATCGCCTCCATCAATGTCAACGGCATCCGCGCCGCGGTGCGCAAGGGCATGATCGAGTGGCTCGACGACGCCGACCTCGACATCATGGCGCTGCAGGAGGTCCGCGCCACCCAGGAGCAGCTGGCCGAGGCTCTGCCGGGCTGGCACATCGTCAGCCATGAGGCGACGGCGAAGGGCCGCGCTGGCGTGGCGATCGCGAGTCGGATGCCGGCGGGCGACGTGCGCACGACGCTGCGCGGGGACGACGCGGGCCTCGAACCGCTCGACACGGCGGGACGCTGGATCGAGGCCGACTTCACCGTCGGGGGCGAACGGCTCACCGTCGTGAGCGCTTACGTCCACACCGGCGAGGCAGACACTCCCAAGCAGGATCCCAAGTGGGCCTTCCTCGACGCGATGGAGGCACGACTCCCCCGACTCGAGCAGCACGCGCCGCTCGCGCTCGTGATGGGCGATCTCAATGTCGGGCACCGCGAACTCGACATCCGCAACTGGCGGGGCAACCGCAAGAAGTCCGGCTTCCTGCCGCGCGAGCGCGCCTACTTCGACCGGTTCTTCGGCGACGCCGGCGCCGACATCGCGTGCGTCGACGGCACCACGGGGACGGGCCTGGGTTGGGTGGACGTCGGTCGCCGGATCGCCGGCGACGTCGACGGTCCGTACACGTGGTGGTCGATGCGCGGGCGTGCGTTCGACAACGACACCGGCTGGCGCATCGACTACCACGTCGCGGCGCCCGCGCTCGCCGAGCGTGTGACCGACTACCGGGTGCACCGCGCGGACGCGTGGGACACCCGGTGGAGCGATCACGCCCCCGTCGTCGCGGACTACGCCGTCGGCTGA
- a CDS encoding glycerol-3-phosphate dehydrogenase/oxidase, whose amino-acid sequence MTDPAHRRDTIAGRPYAEVLIIGGGINGIATFRDLALQGVDVALVDRGDFVSGASAASSHMIHGGIRYLENGEFRLVHEAVTERNALLRTAPHYVRPLQTTIPIFSTFAGVLTAPLRFLRHGGGRRVERGAVLIKLGLVIYDSFSRGGGRVPRHSFHGRRASLRLLPRLNPAVKYTATYWDASLHDPERLALDLLRDGREAGGERARAVNYVRAAGVSRGRVVLEDAVTGERYEVAASVVINATGPWVDATNSGLDAPTRYMGGTKGSHIVLKHPELLAATGGRELFFEHKDGRIVLIYPLKGRVLVGTTDLEHDMADPIVCTEAEVDYFIDLIGHVLPGIPVDRSQIVHRFAGVRPLPGHGETAPGFVSRDYRIESAPLAGADSRVLSLIGGKWTTFRASAESLADRALEILARPRRTSTRGLPIGGGRDHPATERRRRRWIDAHAGVIGTERTALLLDRYGTYASAVIDAVVTDDADAPLRTLPGYSTGELRHLARAEDVVHLDDILLRRTSIAFTGSASRACAHEIADAIAPVLGWDAAECEAEVVRGLARVHAADPTWDPASVAIA is encoded by the coding sequence ATGACCGATCCTGCGCATCGACGAGACACGATCGCCGGCAGGCCCTACGCCGAGGTGCTGATCATCGGCGGGGGCATCAACGGCATCGCGACGTTCCGCGATCTCGCGCTGCAGGGCGTGGACGTGGCGCTGGTCGACCGGGGCGACTTCGTCTCGGGAGCCTCGGCCGCGTCGTCGCACATGATCCACGGCGGCATCCGCTACCTCGAGAACGGCGAGTTCCGGCTCGTGCACGAGGCGGTGACCGAGCGCAACGCGCTCCTGCGCACCGCGCCGCACTACGTGCGTCCGCTGCAGACGACCATCCCCATCTTCTCGACGTTCGCCGGGGTCCTCACCGCGCCGCTGCGCTTCCTCCGTCACGGCGGCGGGCGCCGGGTCGAGCGCGGTGCCGTGCTGATCAAGCTCGGGCTGGTGATCTACGACTCGTTCTCCCGCGGCGGCGGCCGCGTGCCGCGGCACTCCTTCCACGGCCGCCGCGCCTCCCTGCGCCTCCTGCCCCGGCTGAACCCGGCTGTGAAGTACACCGCCACCTACTGGGACGCGTCACTCCACGACCCCGAGCGTCTGGCGCTGGACCTGCTCCGCGACGGTCGCGAGGCCGGCGGCGAGCGTGCGCGCGCGGTGAACTACGTGCGGGCGGCGGGGGTCTCTCGCGGCCGGGTCGTCCTCGAGGACGCCGTGACGGGAGAGCGGTACGAGGTCGCGGCCTCGGTCGTGATCAACGCCACAGGTCCCTGGGTCGACGCCACCAACAGCGGGCTCGACGCCCCCACGCGCTACATGGGAGGGACGAAGGGCTCGCACATCGTGCTGAAGCATCCCGAGCTGCTGGCGGCCACCGGCGGACGCGAGCTGTTCTTCGAGCACAAGGACGGGCGCATCGTCCTGATCTACCCGCTGAAGGGCCGCGTACTCGTGGGCACGACCGACCTCGAGCACGATATGGCAGACCCCATCGTGTGCACCGAGGCCGAGGTCGACTACTTCATCGACCTCATCGGGCACGTGCTGCCCGGCATCCCGGTCGATCGCTCCCAGATCGTCCACCGGTTCGCGGGCGTCCGCCCGCTCCCCGGCCACGGCGAGACCGCGCCCGGGTTCGTCTCGCGCGACTACCGCATCGAGTCGGCGCCGCTGGCGGGCGCCGATTCGCGGGTCCTGAGCCTCATCGGCGGCAAGTGGACGACGTTCCGCGCCTCGGCGGAGAGCCTCGCCGACCGGGCTCTCGAGATCCTCGCCCGGCCCCGCCGCACATCGACGCGCGGCCTGCCCATCGGCGGGGGACGTGATCATCCCGCGACCGAGCGCCGTCGCCGCCGGTGGATCGACGCGCACGCGGGCGTCATCGGGACCGAGCGCACCGCGCTGCTGCTGGACCGCTACGGAACGTATGCGTCCGCCGTCATCGACGCCGTCGTCACCGACGACGCCGACGCGCCGCTGCGCACCCTTCCCGGGTACAGCACCGGCGAGCTGCGCCACCTCGCCCGAGCCGAGGACGTCGTCCACCTCGACGACATCCTGCTGCGTCGCACGTCGATCGCCTTCACCGGGTCGGCGAGCCGCGCGTGCGCCCACGAGATCGCCGACGCGATCGCGCCGGTCCTGGGGTGGGACGCCGCGGAGTGCGAGGCCGAGGTCGTCCGGGGACTGGCCCGCGTGCACGCCGCCGATCCGACGTGGGATCCGGCCTCGGTCGCGATAGCCTGA
- the ppsA gene encoding phosphoenolpyruvate synthase, whose amino-acid sequence MSNILWFQDIGMADLPQVGGKNASLGEMVSHLSEAGVKVPGGFATTADAYRRFLSHDGLMQRIKSAVESLDMDDVTELARVGADVRAWIEEQPFPPDLEQDLRDAYAKIVADDPDPEGVTWAVRSSATAEDLPDASFAGQQETFLNIGGIDNILHAVRAVFASLYNDRAIDYRAHHGFEHHDVFLSAGVQRMVRSDVGASGVMFTVDTESGFDRAVFVTGSYGLGEAVVQGAVNPDEFYVYKPALRAGRPAILKRQVGEKAVAMRYTAGVNVGGSTAFEDVPEEDRQHFCITDADVEELARQALTIEEHYGRPMDIEWAKDGVTGELFVVQARPETVVSRADGNVMRRFVLREGGDVLVAGRAIGQKIGAGKVRVLTSLDQMTQFQTGDVLVADMTDPDWEPIMKKAAAIVTDRGGRTCHAAIIARELGIPAVVGTGSATRALHDGTAVTVSCAEGDDGLVYDGLLDFEEEETHLDQMPEIPVKLMMNVGTPDQAFSFSKLPNRGVGLARLEFIINRQIGIHPRALLEHDTLPADLRAEIDQRIASYPSPREYFIDRVAEGVSMIAAAFAPEPVIVRMSDFKSNEYANLIGGSRYEPEEENPMLGWRGASRYVAPDFRECFEMECAAMKRVRDDMGLTNVKIMVPFVRTVAEGAGVVELLAENGLRRGENGLEVVMMCELPSNALLADEFLDHFDGFSIGSNDMTQLVLGLDRDSSLVASTFDERNPAVLKVLEMAISACKRRGKYIGICGQGPSDHPDLAEWLLDQGIESMSLNPDTVVETWLALARKAALQPTA is encoded by the coding sequence ATGAGCAACATTCTGTGGTTCCAGGACATCGGCATGGCCGATCTTCCTCAGGTGGGCGGCAAGAACGCGTCGCTCGGCGAGATGGTCTCGCACCTGTCGGAGGCGGGCGTGAAGGTGCCCGGCGGATTCGCGACGACCGCTGACGCATATCGACGATTCCTGTCCCACGACGGCCTCATGCAGCGCATCAAGTCCGCCGTCGAGTCACTGGACATGGACGACGTCACCGAGCTCGCCCGTGTCGGCGCCGACGTGCGCGCGTGGATCGAGGAGCAGCCGTTCCCGCCGGACCTCGAGCAGGACCTGCGTGATGCCTACGCGAAGATCGTGGCGGACGACCCCGACCCCGAGGGCGTGACCTGGGCCGTGCGCTCCAGCGCGACGGCGGAGGACCTCCCCGACGCCTCTTTCGCCGGGCAGCAGGAGACGTTCCTCAACATCGGTGGCATCGACAACATCCTCCACGCCGTGCGGGCGGTGTTCGCGTCGCTCTACAACGACCGCGCGATCGACTACCGCGCCCACCACGGGTTCGAGCATCACGACGTCTTCCTCTCAGCGGGCGTGCAGCGCATGGTGCGCTCCGACGTCGGCGCGTCGGGTGTCATGTTCACCGTCGACACCGAGTCGGGCTTCGACCGGGCCGTCTTCGTGACCGGGTCGTACGGGCTCGGCGAGGCCGTCGTGCAGGGAGCGGTCAACCCGGACGAGTTCTACGTCTACAAGCCCGCGCTGCGCGCCGGGCGCCCGGCCATCCTGAAGCGTCAGGTCGGGGAGAAGGCGGTCGCGATGCGCTACACCGCGGGTGTCAACGTCGGCGGATCGACCGCGTTCGAGGACGTGCCCGAGGAGGATCGGCAGCACTTCTGCATCACCGACGCCGATGTCGAGGAGCTGGCGCGGCAGGCGCTCACCATCGAGGAGCACTACGGTCGCCCGATGGACATCGAGTGGGCCAAGGACGGCGTGACCGGCGAGCTGTTCGTGGTGCAGGCGCGCCCTGAGACGGTGGTCTCCCGCGCGGACGGCAACGTCATGCGTCGCTTCGTCCTGCGTGAGGGGGGCGACGTGCTGGTCGCCGGTCGCGCGATCGGTCAGAAGATCGGGGCCGGGAAGGTGCGCGTGCTGACGAGCCTCGATCAGATGACGCAGTTCCAGACGGGCGACGTGCTGGTGGCAGACATGACCGACCCCGACTGGGAGCCGATCATGAAGAAGGCGGCGGCGATCGTGACCGACCGCGGTGGGCGCACGTGCCACGCCGCGATCATCGCGCGCGAGCTCGGCATTCCCGCAGTGGTCGGCACGGGCAGCGCCACACGTGCCCTGCATGACGGCACCGCGGTCACGGTCTCGTGCGCAGAGGGCGACGACGGCCTGGTCTACGACGGGCTGCTCGACTTCGAGGAGGAGGAGACCCACCTCGACCAGATGCCCGAGATCCCGGTGAAGCTGATGATGAACGTGGGCACGCCCGACCAGGCGTTCTCGTTCTCGAAGCTTCCCAACCGCGGCGTGGGACTGGCGCGGCTGGAGTTCATCATCAACCGACAGATCGGCATCCACCCGCGTGCGCTGCTCGAGCACGACACACTGCCGGCGGACCTGCGCGCCGAGATCGACCAGCGCATCGCCTCCTACCCGTCGCCGCGCGAGTACTTCATCGACCGCGTCGCCGAAGGCGTGTCGATGATCGCGGCGGCCTTCGCCCCCGAGCCCGTGATCGTGCGGATGAGCGACTTCAAGTCGAACGAGTACGCCAACCTGATCGGCGGCAGCCGCTACGAGCCCGAAGAGGAGAACCCGATGCTCGGGTGGCGCGGCGCGTCGCGCTACGTCGCCCCGGACTTCCGGGAGTGCTTCGAGATGGAGTGCGCCGCCATGAAGCGCGTGCGTGACGACATGGGCCTGACGAACGTGAAGATCATGGTGCCGTTCGTGCGGACGGTGGCCGAGGGCGCCGGAGTTGTGGAGCTGCTCGCCGAGAACGGCCTGCGCCGCGGCGAGAACGGGCTCGAAGTCGTGATGATGTGCGAGCTGCCTTCGAACGCCCTGCTGGCGGACGAGTTCCTCGACCACTTCGACGGGTTCTCGATCGGCTCGAACGACATGACCCAGCTCGTGCTGGGGCTCGACCGGGATTCGTCGCTGGTGGCATCGACGTTCGACGAGCGCAATCCGGCGGTCCTGAAGGTCCTCGAGATGGCGATCAGCGCGTGCAAGCGTCGCGGCAAGTACATCGGGATCTGCGGCCAGGGGCCGTCGGATCACCCCGATCTCGCCGAGTGGCTGCTGGACCAGGGCATCGAGTCGATGTCGCTGAACCCCGACACCGTCGTGGAGACGTGGCTCGCGCTCGCCCGCAAGGCGGCGCTTCAGCCGACGGCGTAG
- a CDS encoding GNAT family N-acetyltransferase codes for MHPVILRTARLELSVPTEADVDAIYAACQAKDIQRYTTVPSPYEMRHAEGYVAQIPKDWAAGENLTWGIHQSGRMIGTIGMYRIADGIGELGYWMAPSFRGGGRLREAATAVIDWGFAKEGLDLVRISWRAVAGNVGSARVARGLGFRYEGTMRQSLVNGHGRDDGWIAGLLRTDDRTPQPWPVLEG; via the coding sequence GTGCATCCCGTCATCCTCCGCACCGCGCGACTGGAGCTGTCGGTGCCCACCGAGGCGGATGTCGACGCGATCTACGCCGCGTGCCAGGCCAAGGACATCCAGCGCTACACGACCGTGCCGTCCCCGTACGAGATGCGGCACGCCGAGGGGTACGTCGCGCAGATCCCGAAGGACTGGGCCGCGGGCGAGAACCTGACATGGGGCATCCACCAGAGCGGACGGATGATCGGCACGATCGGGATGTACCGGATCGCCGACGGCATCGGCGAGCTCGGGTACTGGATGGCCCCGTCGTTCCGCGGCGGCGGACGGCTGCGCGAAGCAGCCACCGCCGTGATCGACTGGGGCTTCGCGAAGGAGGGCCTCGACCTCGTCCGGATCTCGTGGCGCGCGGTGGCGGGCAACGTCGGCTCGGCGCGCGTCGCGCGCGGCCTCGGGTTCCGCTACGAGGGGACCATGCGGCAGTCGCTCGTGAACGGCCACGGCCGCGACGACGGCTGGATCGCGGGACTCCTGCGCACCGACGACCGCACGCCCCAGCCCTGGCCCGTGCTCGAGGGCTGA
- the glpK gene encoding glycerol kinase GlpK, with translation MPGHVLAIDQGTTSTRAIVFDEHGVPRADAQREHEQILPRAGWVEHDPVEIWTNTEFVVSAALSRAHLTASDIAGIGVTNQRETVIVWDRRTGRPIHNALVWQDTRTQARVDEMASGELGTFRFAEQTGLPLATYFSASKIAWLLDRVPGAREAAERGDVVFGTPDTWVVWNLTGGTRGGIHVTDVTNASRTLLMDLTTLDWADGLLELWGIPRAMLPEIRSSSEIVGRTQLPSVANDVPIAGILGDQQAATFGQARFEAGESKNTYGTGNFLLVGTGADIVHSERGLITTVAYRCGDEPARYALEGSIAVTGSLVQWLRDNLGIIHRSEDVEKLAGSVADNGGAYFVPAFSGLFAPYWRPDARGALVGLTRYVNKAHIARAALESTAFQTRDVIEAVVADTGRELDELRVDGGMTRDDLLMQFQADILGLPVVRPKVVETTALGAAYAAGLATGVWGSRDELRAHWQEDVRFEPRMGEEERERRYRMWKKAVSKSLDWVDDDARELMGTTGR, from the coding sequence GTGCCCGGGCACGTGCTGGCCATCGATCAGGGGACCACCTCAACGCGCGCCATCGTGTTCGATGAGCACGGCGTGCCGCGCGCGGACGCGCAGCGCGAACACGAGCAGATCCTGCCCCGAGCCGGCTGGGTCGAGCACGATCCCGTGGAGATCTGGACGAACACCGAGTTCGTCGTCTCGGCGGCGCTGTCGCGGGCACATCTGACGGCATCCGACATCGCCGGCATCGGCGTCACCAACCAGCGTGAGACGGTGATCGTGTGGGACCGGCGCACCGGTCGCCCCATCCACAACGCGCTCGTATGGCAGGACACGCGCACGCAGGCCCGCGTCGACGAGATGGCGTCGGGGGAGCTGGGGACCTTCCGCTTCGCGGAGCAGACGGGTCTGCCGCTCGCGACCTACTTCTCGGCGTCGAAGATCGCGTGGCTGCTCGATCGCGTCCCCGGTGCCCGCGAGGCGGCCGAGCGCGGCGATGTGGTCTTCGGCACGCCCGACACGTGGGTCGTGTGGAACCTCACCGGCGGCACGCGCGGCGGCATCCACGTCACCGACGTCACGAACGCCAGCCGCACCCTTCTGATGGACCTCACGACGCTCGACTGGGCGGACGGACTGCTGGAGCTGTGGGGGATCCCGCGGGCGATGCTCCCCGAGATCCGGTCCTCGAGCGAGATCGTCGGCCGCACGCAGCTGCCGTCGGTCGCGAACGACGTCCCGATCGCCGGCATCCTCGGCGATCAGCAGGCGGCCACCTTCGGTCAGGCGCGCTTCGAGGCGGGGGAGTCGAAGAACACGTACGGAACCGGGAACTTCCTGCTGGTGGGAACCGGCGCCGACATCGTGCACTCCGAGCGGGGGCTGATCACCACGGTCGCCTACCGGTGCGGCGACGAGCCTGCCCGCTACGCGCTCGAGGGCTCGATCGCGGTCACCGGGTCGCTGGTGCAGTGGCTGCGGGACAACCTCGGCATCATTCACCGCTCCGAGGACGTCGAGAAGCTCGCCGGCAGCGTCGCCGACAACGGCGGAGCCTACTTCGTCCCGGCGTTCTCGGGGCTGTTCGCCCCGTACTGGCGGCCCGACGCCCGCGGCGCGCTGGTCGGGCTCACGCGCTACGTCAACAAGGCCCACATCGCGCGGGCGGCGCTGGAATCCACGGCGTTCCAGACCCGGGATGTCATCGAGGCCGTGGTCGCCGACACCGGTCGCGAGCTCGACGAGCTGCGCGTGGACGGCGGCATGACGCGCGACGACCTGCTGATGCAGTTCCAAGCCGACATTCTGGGGCTCCCGGTGGTGCGGCCGAAGGTGGTCGAGACGACGGCGCTCGGCGCGGCCTACGCCGCCGGCCTTGCGACGGGGGTGTGGGGCAGCCGCGACGAGCTGCGGGCCCACTGGCAGGAGGACGTGCGGTTCGAGCCGCGCATGGGCGAGGAGGAGCGCGAGCGCCGCTACCGCATGTGGAAGAAGGCGGTGTCGAAGTCGCTGGACTGGGTCGACGACGACGCCCGCGAGCTCATGGGCACGACCGGCCGCTGA